A window of Streptomyces sp. SAI-127 contains these coding sequences:
- the arc gene encoding proteasome ATPase, which produces MAAHDDDMNRGIRPGRGSDDPSGQIAYLEQEIAVLRRKLADSPRHTRILEERIVELQTNLAGVSAQNERLANTLREARDQIVALKEEVDRLAQPPAGFGVFLEANEDGTADIFTGGRKLRVNVSPSVELEELRRGQEVMLNEALNVVEAMEYESVGDIVTLKEILEDGERALVQGHTDEERVVRLAEPLLDVTIRPGDALLLEPRSGYVYEVVPKSEVEELVLEEVPDIGYEQIGGLGGQIEAIRDAVELPYLYPDLFKEHELRPPKGVLLYGPPGCGKTLIAKAVANSLAKKVAEVTGQATGKSFFLNIKGPELLNKYVGETERQIRLVFQRAREKASEGTPVIVFFDEMESLFRTRGSGVSSDVENTIVPQLLAEIDGVEGLQNVVVIGASNREDMIDPAILRPGRLDVKIKIERPDAEAAKDIFAKYLTERLPLHSDDVGEHGGSKATTVQSMIQTAVEHMYAESEENRFLEVTYANGDKEVLYFKDFNSGAMIENIVGRAKKMAIKDFLDHNAKGLRVSHLLQACVDEFKENEDLPNTTNPDDWARISGKKGERIVYIRTLITGKQGADTGRSIDTVANTGQYL; this is translated from the coding sequence GTGGCAGCCCACGACGACGACATGAACCGCGGCATCCGCCCGGGACGAGGGTCCGACGACCCGTCCGGGCAGATTGCCTACCTTGAGCAGGAGATCGCCGTCCTGCGACGCAAGCTCGCCGACTCTCCGCGACACACGAGGATTCTCGAAGAGCGGATCGTCGAGCTGCAGACCAACCTGGCCGGCGTGTCCGCCCAGAACGAGCGACTCGCCAACACGCTCCGTGAGGCCCGCGACCAGATCGTGGCCCTCAAGGAGGAGGTCGACCGGCTCGCACAGCCGCCGGCCGGCTTCGGCGTCTTCCTCGAAGCGAACGAGGACGGCACCGCCGACATCTTCACCGGCGGCCGCAAACTGCGGGTGAACGTCAGCCCCAGCGTCGAACTCGAAGAGCTCCGGCGCGGCCAGGAAGTGATGCTCAACGAAGCTCTCAACGTGGTCGAGGCCATGGAGTACGAGAGCGTCGGCGACATCGTCACCCTCAAGGAGATCCTCGAGGACGGCGAGCGCGCCCTGGTGCAGGGCCACACGGACGAGGAGCGGGTGGTGCGGCTCGCCGAACCGCTGCTCGACGTGACCATCCGCCCCGGCGACGCCTTGCTCCTCGAACCGCGCTCCGGCTACGTCTACGAGGTCGTGCCCAAGAGCGAGGTCGAGGAACTCGTCCTCGAAGAAGTCCCCGACATCGGCTACGAACAGATCGGCGGACTCGGCGGCCAGATCGAGGCCATCCGAGACGCCGTCGAGCTCCCGTACCTCTACCCGGACCTGTTCAAGGAGCACGAACTGCGCCCGCCCAAGGGCGTCCTGCTCTACGGACCCCCCGGATGCGGCAAGACGCTCATCGCCAAGGCCGTCGCCAACTCGCTGGCCAAGAAGGTCGCCGAGGTCACCGGCCAGGCCACCGGCAAGAGCTTCTTCCTCAACATCAAGGGCCCCGAGCTCCTCAACAAGTACGTCGGTGAGACCGAGCGGCAGATCCGCCTCGTCTTCCAGCGTGCGAGGGAGAAGGCCAGCGAGGGCACACCCGTCATCGTCTTCTTCGACGAGATGGAATCCCTCTTCCGCACCCGCGGCTCCGGTGTCAGCTCGGACGTGGAGAACACCATCGTCCCCCAGCTGCTCGCCGAGATCGACGGCGTGGAAGGCCTGCAGAACGTGGTCGTGATCGGCGCCTCCAACCGTGAGGACATGATCGACCCCGCCATCCTGCGCCCCGGCCGCCTGGACGTGAAGATCAAGATCGAGCGTCCCGACGCCGAGGCCGCCAAGGACATCTTCGCCAAGTACCTCACCGAGCGCCTCCCGCTGCACTCCGACGACGTCGGCGAGCACGGCGGCAGCAAGGCCACCACCGTCCAGAGCATGATCCAGACGGCCGTGGAACACATGTACGCCGAATCCGAGGAAAACCGCTTCCTGGAAGTCACCTACGCCAACGGCGACAAGGAAGTCCTCTACTTCAAGGACTTCAACTCCGGCGCCATGATCGAGAACATCGTGGGCCGCGCCAAGAAGATGGCGATCAAGGACTTCCTCGATCACAACGCCAAGGGTCTCCGCGTCTCCCACCTCCTCCAGGCCTGCGTGGACGAGTTCAAGGAGAACGAGGACCTGCCCAACACCACCAACCCCGACGACTGGGCCCGCATCTCCGGCAAGAAGGGCGAGCGGATCGTCTACATCCGTACGCTCATCACCGGAAAGCAGGGCGCCGACACCGGGCGCTCCATCGACACGGTGGCGAACACCGGTCAGTACCTGTAA
- a CDS encoding tRNA (adenine-N1)-methyltransferase produces MSEPTGAARRRGPFKVGDQVQLTDPKGRHYTFTLEEGKNFHTHKGSFPHDELIGAPEGSVVRTTGNVAYLALRPLLPDYVLSMPRGAAVVYPKDAGQILAFADIFPGARVVEAGVGSGSLSSFLLRAIGDQGMLHSYERREDFAEIAQQNVERYFGGPHPAWQLTVGDLQDNLSDADVDRVILDMLAPWECLEAVSKALVPGGILCCYVATTTQLARTVESIREIGSFNEPTSWESMIRNWHVEGLAVRPDHRMIGHTGFLLTARRLADGVEPPMRRRRPAKGAYGEDYTGPNADGGSGR; encoded by the coding sequence ATGTCCGAACCGACCGGTGCCGCCCGCAGGCGCGGGCCCTTCAAGGTCGGGGACCAGGTTCAGCTGACCGACCCCAAGGGCCGCCACTACACGTTCACGCTCGAAGAGGGAAAGAACTTCCACACCCACAAGGGTTCCTTCCCGCACGACGAGCTGATCGGCGCACCCGAGGGCAGCGTTGTCCGCACCACCGGTAACGTCGCCTACCTCGCGCTGCGCCCCCTGCTCCCCGACTACGTCCTGTCCATGCCCCGCGGCGCCGCCGTGGTCTACCCCAAGGACGCGGGGCAGATCCTCGCCTTCGCCGACATCTTCCCCGGCGCCCGCGTCGTGGAAGCCGGCGTCGGCTCCGGCTCGCTCAGCAGCTTCCTGCTGCGCGCCATCGGCGACCAGGGCATGCTGCACAGCTACGAGCGCCGCGAGGACTTCGCCGAGATCGCCCAGCAGAACGTGGAGCGCTACTTCGGCGGCCCGCACCCCGCCTGGCAGCTCACCGTAGGCGACCTCCAGGACAACCTCTCCGACGCCGACGTCGACCGCGTCATCCTCGACATGCTCGCCCCCTGGGAGTGCCTCGAGGCCGTCTCCAAGGCGCTCGTCCCCGGCGGCATCCTGTGCTGCTACGTCGCCACCACCACCCAGCTCGCCCGGACCGTCGAGTCCATCCGCGAGATCGGCTCCTTCAACGAGCCGACCTCCTGGGAGTCGATGATCCGCAACTGGCACGTGGAAGGCCTGGCCGTCCGCCCGGACCACCGCATGATCGGCCACACCGGCTTCCTGCTCACCGCCCGCCGCCTCGCCGACGGCGTCGAGCCCCCCATGCGCCGACGCCGCCCCGCCAAGGGCGCCTACGGCGAGGACTACACCGGCCCCAACGCCGACGGGGGCTCCGGCCGCTAG
- a CDS encoding ferredoxin, translating into MRVQQEVGADGETLEVWIDQDLCTGDGICAQYAPEVFELDIDGLAYVKGSDDELLQDRGATTPVPLPLLNDVVDSAKECPGDCIHVRRVSDRVEIYGPDAE; encoded by the coding sequence ATGAGAGTGCAGCAGGAGGTCGGGGCCGACGGCGAGACCCTGGAGGTCTGGATCGACCAGGATCTCTGTACCGGTGACGGCATCTGTGCCCAGTACGCGCCCGAGGTGTTCGAGCTGGACATCGACGGTCTGGCCTATGTGAAGGGCTCGGACGACGAGCTTCTGCAGGACAGGGGCGCCACAACGCCCGTACCGCTGCCGCTTCTCAACGATGTGGTCGACTCGGCGAAGGAGTGTCCTGGCGACTGCATCCATGTACGTCGAGTTTCGGACAGGGTCGAGATCTACGGACCGGACGCAGAGTGA